In the Persephonella hydrogeniphila genome, one interval contains:
- the hisC gene encoding histidinol-phosphate transaminase, translating to MFLDRLKNFKSYKTETTPCRVKLSSNENPYELPEWLKERISEEVKKIPFNRYPDPTSKELKEVIADFYGVKPENIVLGNGSDELIHLLITVVGEINKPVMYPVPTFPMYQVSADILGRPKIEFPLDSNFQLSKKEIDKAIEKNPQLAFFASPNNPTGNTFDKNLIKYTAENNIFTAVDEAYIDFSDKENFLIEALSSDRIVVLRTMSKIGLAGIRLGVLIAREDIAMEIDKARPPFNITYPTQVIGKVVLTEGREEIKKQIEKIISERKRVMNELEKIEKIKVYPSDANFFLIKVPDGDKVHKLLIQEGVLVRNMSHLPMMENCLRVSIGKPEENDFFLNAVKKVIKEI from the coding sequence ATGTTTTTAGATAGATTAAAAAATTTTAAAAGCTACAAAACAGAAACCACTCCCTGCAGAGTAAAACTTTCTTCCAACGAAAATCCATACGAACTTCCTGAATGGCTCAAAGAAAGAATATCTGAAGAGGTGAAAAAAATCCCCTTTAACAGATATCCTGACCCTACTTCAAAAGAACTAAAAGAAGTTATAGCAGATTTTTATGGTGTAAAGCCAGAAAATATTGTTCTTGGAAATGGCTCAGATGAACTGATACACCTCCTGATTACAGTTGTCGGGGAGATAAATAAACCTGTTATGTATCCTGTTCCAACGTTTCCTATGTATCAGGTTTCTGCTGATATTCTCGGAAGACCAAAGATCGAATTTCCTTTAGACAGTAATTTTCAGCTTTCAAAAAAAGAGATAGATAAAGCTATAGAAAAAAATCCCCAGCTTGCTTTTTTTGCTTCTCCTAATAATCCGACAGGGAACACTTTTGATAAAAACCTTATCAAATACACAGCAGAAAATAACATCTTTACAGCGGTTGATGAGGCTTATATCGATTTTTCAGATAAAGAAAACTTTCTTATAGAAGCCCTCAGTTCTGATAGGATAGTTGTTCTCAGAACTATGTCAAAAATAGGTCTTGCAGGAATAAGACTTGGAGTTTTGATAGCAAGGGAAGATATCGCAATGGAGATAGATAAAGCAAGACCTCCATTTAATATAACATACCCAACACAGGTAATAGGGAAAGTCGTTCTCACAGAAGGCAGAGAGGAGATAAAGAAACAGATAGAAAAGATCATTTCTGAGAGAAAGAGGGTTATGAATGAACTTGAAAAGATAGAAAAAATAAAAGTTTACCCTTCAGACGCAAATTTCTTCCTTATAAAAGTTCCTGACGGAGATAAAGTTCACAAACTACTTATTCAGGAAGGGGTTCTTGTGAGAAATATGTCTCACCTTCCTATGATGGAAAACTGCCTCCGTGTTTCTATAGGAAAGCCTGAAGAAAACGACTTTTTTTTAAATGCAGTAAAAAAAGTAATCAAAGAGATTTAA
- a CDS encoding ubiquinone/menaquinone biosynthesis methyltransferase, giving the protein MKGLKRFKVIKTFDSIADRYILANHLLSFWQDICWRKTMFNLISQNLENRDIFVDVATGTGENFKYCHSDFRLKIGLDPARKMLEIAKRRFENVQFIEGMAETLPFKNETADLITVSFGVRNFEDRKKSFEEFNRVLRKGGILGILEFFPMENGTFINKAAAKYIYDILPYLGGVITGNFNAYKYLSKSIKNFILPNIMKLELENVGFNVIEVERLFPNVYIFIAKKVKSL; this is encoded by the coding sequence ATGAAAGGGCTTAAAAGATTTAAAGTAATAAAAACTTTTGATTCGATAGCAGACAGATACATTCTGGCAAACCATCTCCTCAGTTTCTGGCAGGATATATGCTGGCGAAAAACAATGTTCAATCTTATATCTCAAAATTTAGAAAACAGAGATATTTTTGTTGATGTTGCCACTGGTACTGGAGAGAATTTTAAGTACTGCCATTCTGATTTCAGATTAAAGATAGGTTTAGACCCGGCTAGAAAAATGCTTGAAATAGCAAAAAGAAGATTTGAAAATGTCCAGTTTATTGAGGGAATGGCAGAAACCCTTCCTTTCAAAAATGAAACAGCAGATCTTATCACAGTTTCTTTTGGTGTAAGAAATTTTGAGGATAGAAAAAAATCCTTTGAAGAATTTAACAGAGTTCTCAGAAAAGGGGGTATTCTGGGGATTCTTGAGTTTTTTCCTATGGAGAATGGTACTTTTATAAATAAAGCTGCTGCCAAGTATATATATGATATTCTTCCTTACCTTGGAGGTGTCATAACTGGAAACTTTAATGCGTATAAATATCTTTCAAAATCTATAAAAAATTTTATACTGCCAAATATTATGAAATTAGAACTTGAAAATGTAGGTTTTAATGTGATTGAGGTAGAAAGACTGTTTCCTAATGTTTATATTTTCATAGCAAAAAAGGTTAAATCTCTTTGA
- a CDS encoding tetratricopeptide repeat protein, which yields MVKIIILLIFINFTVYGSTKDIDKEISEAWKYYEQGKFIKMEKISREILEKSLKLKYPKGIAEGYYYLGVAYYSMGNLRKALEYANKAIEYSEKHNNYRWKSYAYTLAGEILRSLHKYDDAMKNFKKVLQIIKENKNKRMLPAAYSNIGNIYFEKGNYKKAAEFYRKGLIIGKDIKIRKSYIALNSYNLGLSYYKQKNYTGAINYLKEASDIYKELGDKKSYISSIFYIAKSYIKTGDYKKAYKILKENYRIAKEIRASRMYFRTLKKLEEQIGSF from the coding sequence ATGGTAAAGATAATAATTTTGCTGATTTTTATTAATTTTACAGTGTACGGTTCTACAAAAGATATAGATAAGGAAATCTCTGAAGCATGGAAGTATTATGAACAGGGGAAATTCATTAAAATGGAAAAAATATCAAGGGAAATTCTCGAGAAATCCTTAAAGCTAAAATATCCAAAAGGGATAGCTGAGGGTTATTACTATCTTGGAGTTGCTTATTACTCTATGGGTAATCTACGAAAAGCTCTTGAGTATGCGAATAAAGCTATCGAATACTCCGAAAAACATAATAACTACAGATGGAAATCTTACGCTTATACCCTCGCCGGAGAAATATTACGCTCACTTCATAAATATGATGATGCGATGAAAAACTTTAAGAAAGTTCTTCAGATTATAAAAGAAAACAAAAACAAAAGAATGCTTCCTGCAGCATACTCAAATATAGGAAATATATATTTTGAGAAGGGTAATTACAAAAAAGCTGCCGAATTTTATAGAAAAGGTCTGATAATCGGAAAAGATATAAAAATAAGGAAATCATACATCGCCCTTAACTCTTATAATCTTGGTCTTTCCTATTACAAACAGAAAAATTACACTGGAGCCATCAACTATTTAAAGGAAGCATCTGATATATATAAAGAGCTTGGAGACAAAAAATCGTATATATCCTCTATTTTTTACATAGCAAAAAGCTATATAAAAACAGGCGATTATAAAAAAGCCTATAAAATATTAAAGGAGAACTACCGGATAGCAAAAGAAATTAGGGCATCTCGTATGTACTTCAGGACATTAAAGAAACTGGAGGAACAGATTGGTTCTTTTTGA
- the sfsA gene encoding DNA/RNA nuclease SfsA produces the protein MVLFDLKKLGKIEEAEFVERKNRFVGLCQINNQIRTCHIADSGRLKEILTEGRKLLVVKNSEKLKTDYRVLAARMEDGWVLLNTSFHSKIGKKAIENGVLGFKPEKIKTEVQFRKSRIDYLINDKIFVELKGSNLLSGKKCLFPDAPTERGKRHLEELMQAVKQGYRAVILIMVLRKCRCFETNRKLDPRFSETFEKALQEGVQFVGFRVKIDENLNVVLKEKINLCR, from the coding sequence TTGGTTCTTTTTGATTTAAAAAAATTAGGTAAGATAGAAGAAGCAGAGTTTGTCGAAAGGAAAAACAGATTCGTAGGTCTTTGCCAGATAAACAATCAGATCAGAACATGTCATATAGCAGACTCAGGAAGGTTAAAGGAGATTCTAACAGAGGGTAGAAAACTGCTTGTTGTAAAAAATTCTGAAAAATTAAAAACCGATTACAGAGTTTTGGCTGCAAGAATGGAGGATGGCTGGGTACTGCTGAATACTTCTTTTCACTCAAAGATAGGTAAAAAAGCGATTGAAAATGGAGTTTTGGGATTTAAACCAGAAAAAATAAAAACTGAAGTACAGTTTAGGAAAAGCAGGATAGACTATCTGATAAACGACAAAATATTTGTAGAGCTTAAAGGAAGCAATCTACTATCAGGTAAAAAGTGTCTTTTCCCAGATGCTCCTACAGAAAGGGGGAAAAGACATCTTGAGGAACTCATGCAGGCAGTAAAACAGGGATACAGAGCTGTCATTCTCATAATGGTTTTGAGGAAGTGTAGATGCTTTGAAACAAACAGAAAACTTGATCCTCGATTCTCAGAAACTTTTGAAAAAGCCCTGCAAGAAGGAGTCCAGTTTGTAGGTTTTAGAGTAAAAATAGATGAAAATCTCAATGTAGTTCTGAAAGAAAAAATAAATCTCTGCAGGTAA
- a CDS encoding trimeric intracellular cation channel family protein encodes MITEMFFIMNVIGLIAFAVVGSFKALKENLDLFGITVLGVITALGGGITRDLLVNRIPYALKSFTDISFALAGVWFAIVLYRIFKKDISNRFFILIPDAIGLSAFTTTGALIAYDADVTFFGIVILATLTGIGGGVISDILLGKVPTVLKDDFYASCAIIGASAFYISVQSGIEVNLSAFICAAVVFMIRILAILYNWRLPKFS; translated from the coding sequence ATGATTACAGAGATGTTTTTTATTATGAACGTTATAGGTCTTATAGCCTTTGCTGTTGTCGGCTCATTTAAAGCCTTAAAGGAAAATCTTGATCTATTTGGCATCACTGTTCTCGGAGTCATAACAGCTCTGGGAGGAGGAATTACAAGGGATTTACTGGTGAACAGAATACCTTACGCTTTAAAATCTTTTACAGATATATCCTTTGCACTTGCAGGGGTGTGGTTTGCTATTGTCCTTTATCGTATTTTCAAGAAAGATATAAGCAACAGGTTTTTTATTCTGATACCCGATGCGATAGGTTTATCAGCATTTACAACAACAGGAGCATTGATAGCCTATGATGCAGATGTAACATTTTTTGGGATAGTTATACTTGCTACACTGACAGGAATTGGAGGAGGTGTCATAAGTGATATACTTTTAGGGAAGGTTCCTACAGTTTTAAAAGATGACTTTTACGCATCTTGTGCGATAATAGGAGCTTCAGCATTTTATATATCTGTTCAGTCCGGCATAGAGGTAAATCTCTCTGCCTTTATATGTGCAGCAGTAGTTTTTATGATTAGAATACTGGCTATTCTATATAACTGGAGGCTTCCAAAATTCTCATGA
- a CDS encoding cation-translocating P-type ATPase yields the protein MKEKFHALTLEEVFKLLGSSPVGLTEEEVKKRIEKYGYNQIEEERESLFVIFFRQFNNPLVYILLFAMGITIYMGDKFDAAIIGGIVLINGFLGFFQEVKARVSIQSLKKLTETKAKVIRNGKEKIIPVSLIVPGDIVVLAEGDVVPADIRLIEATGLLVDESILTGESIPVEKKADILLEKDAPLYKRANLLFKGTIIVRGKGKGIVYATGKNTEIGKIAEKIKEKSPESPLNRALKSFSLKWMFILFGILSFILFLGIFQGRDLYKLFLLIISELVSAVPEGLPLVVTFVLVIGALALAKKKTLVKHLPAVETLGSATYIVSDKTGTITEGKLRVEEYTATDLEMLMLTAALCNDADEGRGDPLETALLRWLDQKNFDWKKARKAYRRIWEYPFDTNLRLMATVNKIDGTYYLFVKGAFETLSKMTEGDISQLEKWHDSLAEKGLRVLAFGYSKLDKVPDDIQKVKIKIAGLVGFLDPPKEGVKESVETARKAGIKVIMVTGDNIKTAVAVAEKVSIFRKGEIAILGEDIEKYTDEELYNLLKITSVVARATPEDKFRIVKVLQRNKEIVAVTGDGVNDVPALKVADLGIAMGSGTEAAKDVAKMIITDNNLSVIVDAIKQGRVIAHNIRKVIYYLLSCSFGEIFLITSTFLMNLPLPLYPVQILWINLVTEGVQDKTFAFGKEEKDFMAEKPKKPEKTFFDEKQLFDILYTAFIMGGINTALFAYLLKITSYETAVTIVFTSLIANQWINGIQSIKEEPFLKKPLKSLTVNPYMYIGTGIGFTLQLGAIYLFSEWIHTVPLSLQEWSYILISSIAVFTLIEIKKWIESIIR from the coding sequence ATGAAAGAGAAATTTCATGCACTTACTTTAGAGGAAGTATTTAAACTTCTTGGCAGTTCTCCTGTCGGTCTTACAGAAGAAGAGGTGAAAAAAAGGATAGAAAAGTATGGATATAATCAGATTGAAGAAGAAAGGGAAAGTCTTTTTGTTATTTTTTTCAGGCAGTTTAATAACCCTCTCGTTTATATACTCCTTTTTGCTATGGGAATCACTATTTATATGGGAGATAAATTCGATGCAGCGATAATTGGAGGAATTGTTTTAATAAACGGTTTCTTAGGCTTTTTTCAGGAAGTAAAAGCACGGGTATCAATCCAGTCTTTGAAAAAATTAACAGAAACCAAGGCAAAGGTCATAAGAAACGGAAAAGAAAAGATAATTCCTGTCTCATTGATAGTCCCAGGAGATATAGTAGTTCTTGCAGAAGGAGATGTGGTTCCTGCAGATATAAGGCTAATAGAAGCTACAGGACTTTTAGTAGATGAATCTATACTGACAGGAGAATCTATACCGGTAGAGAAAAAGGCTGATATTCTTTTGGAGAAAGATGCTCCTTTATATAAAAGAGCAAATCTGCTTTTCAAAGGAACAATAATCGTTAGAGGCAAAGGGAAAGGTATAGTATATGCAACAGGCAAAAATACAGAAATAGGTAAAATAGCGGAAAAAATTAAAGAAAAATCTCCAGAAAGCCCTTTAAATAGAGCTTTGAAATCATTTTCCCTAAAATGGATGTTTATACTTTTTGGAATACTCTCTTTTATCCTTTTCCTCGGAATATTTCAGGGAAGAGATCTGTATAAATTATTCTTATTGATTATATCAGAGCTTGTATCGGCGGTTCCTGAAGGTCTTCCTCTTGTTGTAACATTTGTTCTTGTTATTGGGGCTTTAGCTCTTGCTAAGAAAAAAACACTTGTAAAACATCTTCCTGCTGTAGAGACACTTGGAAGCGCAACATATATAGTTTCAGATAAAACGGGAACAATAACTGAAGGAAAATTAAGAGTAGAAGAATATACAGCTACAGATTTAGAAATGTTGATGCTGACAGCAGCCCTGTGTAATGATGCAGATGAAGGAAGAGGAGATCCCCTCGAAACTGCTTTACTGAGATGGTTAGATCAAAAAAATTTTGACTGGAAAAAAGCCAGAAAAGCGTATAGAAGAATCTGGGAATATCCGTTTGATACAAATTTGAGGCTTATGGCAACAGTAAATAAAATTGACGGAACATATTATCTCTTTGTGAAAGGAGCTTTTGAAACTCTTTCAAAAATGACTGAAGGAGATATATCACAGTTAGAAAAATGGCACGATTCACTTGCAGAAAAGGGATTGAGAGTGCTTGCTTTCGGGTATAGTAAACTTGATAAAGTTCCTGACGACATACAAAAAGTAAAAATAAAGATCGCAGGTCTTGTCGGATTTCTGGATCCTCCAAAAGAAGGGGTAAAAGAATCTGTAGAAACGGCGAGAAAAGCAGGAATAAAAGTTATTATGGTAACAGGAGATAACATAAAAACCGCTGTTGCTGTTGCAGAAAAAGTCTCGATTTTTAGGAAAGGAGAAATTGCCATTTTAGGGGAAGATATTGAAAAGTATACAGATGAAGAGCTGTACAACCTCCTTAAGATAACTTCTGTTGTGGCAAGGGCTACACCTGAAGATAAATTTAGGATCGTGAAGGTACTTCAAAGAAATAAAGAAATTGTGGCTGTGACCGGAGATGGTGTAAATGATGTACCTGCTCTTAAAGTAGCTGATCTGGGAATAGCAATGGGAAGCGGTACAGAAGCAGCTAAAGATGTAGCTAAAATGATCATAACAGACAACAACCTATCTGTTATCGTTGATGCTATCAAACAGGGAAGAGTAATAGCCCATAATATAAGGAAAGTTATATACTATCTTCTATCCTGTAGTTTCGGAGAGATATTTCTTATAACATCAACATTTTTGATGAACCTTCCTTTACCACTGTACCCTGTACAGATTTTATGGATAAACCTTGTAACAGAGGGAGTTCAGGATAAAACATTCGCTTTTGGAAAAGAAGAAAAAGATTTTATGGCTGAAAAACCAAAGAAACCAGAAAAAACATTTTTTGATGAAAAGCAACTTTTTGACATACTGTACACAGCTTTTATAATGGGAGGTATCAACACAGCTTTATTTGCTTATTTACTGAAAATAACAAGTTATGAAACAGCAGTAACAATAGTGTTTACATCTTTAATAGCAAACCAATGGATTAACGGTATACAGTCAATAAAAGAAGAACCCTTTCTCAAAAAACCTTTAAAAAGCCTTACAGTAAACCCTTACATGTATATTGGAACCGGTATAGGATTTACTTTACAGCTTGGAGCAATTTATCTTTTTTCAGAATGGATTCATACAGTTCCTCTTTCATTACAGGAGTGGTCGTATATACTCATATCATCTATTGCTGTTTTTACTCTTATAGAAATAAAAAAATGGATAGAATCTATTATCAGGTAA
- a CDS encoding sodium:calcium antiporter — protein MLWILFFLLTAIIFFSGKNLVRYGDILAEKLNIGRTVIGVVFVASITSLPELITGISSVTFADSPDIATGNIFGSCMFNLLILAILDGFYRDTPITAKVHHGLTLSSSFGIILIAVSSTAILLKNKIPVIGWISFASLLIILIYLLAVKVITDYEKRIISRSIHKTVEMYRHISLKEASVKYLLNATVIIIASVFLPKVAKDLAHSYGMTETFFGTFFVAFATSFPEIAVSIVAAKMNMVTISVANLLGSNIFNIFVLAINDLFYTKGSLFNNIDISNNISAAIAILMSSIVIIGLVYRAEKKKLRLAYESIALIIVYITGVAIIYSI, from the coding sequence ATGTTGTGGATTTTATTTTTTCTGCTTACAGCTATTATTTTCTTTTCTGGTAAGAACCTGGTCAGATATGGAGATATACTTGCAGAAAAGTTAAATATCGGAAGAACAGTTATCGGAGTAGTCTTTGTAGCTTCTATTACTTCTTTACCTGAACTTATAACAGGTATAAGTTCTGTAACCTTTGCAGACTCTCCAGATATAGCCACAGGAAATATTTTTGGTAGTTGTATGTTTAACCTTCTTATTCTAGCTATACTTGATGGATTCTACAGAGATACTCCTATAACTGCAAAAGTACACCACGGTCTGACCCTTTCATCGAGTTTTGGGATCATACTTATAGCTGTTTCTTCAACAGCCATCCTCCTGAAAAATAAAATTCCAGTCATCGGATGGATATCTTTTGCCTCTTTACTCATTATCTTAATATATCTGCTTGCTGTAAAAGTAATAACAGATTACGAAAAAAGGATAATCTCCCGTTCTATACACAAAACAGTTGAGATGTACAGACATATAAGTCTGAAGGAAGCATCAGTAAAGTACCTATTAAATGCTACTGTCATTATAATCGCATCTGTATTTCTTCCCAAAGTAGCAAAAGATTTAGCCCATTCTTACGGAATGACAGAAACTTTTTTCGGCACTTTTTTTGTTGCGTTTGCCACATCATTTCCTGAGATAGCCGTCTCTATAGTAGCAGCAAAAATGAATATGGTGACAATCTCTGTCGCCAATCTTTTAGGAAGTAATATATTCAACATTTTTGTACTTGCTATTAATGATCTATTCTATACAAAAGGTTCTTTATTCAATAACATCGATATCAGCAACAATATATCAGCGGCAATAGCCATTCTGATGAGTTCTATCGTTATAATAGGTCTCGTTTATAGAGCCGAAAAGAAAAAATTAAGATTGGCTTACGAATCTATAGCATTAATTATTGTTTATATAACAGGAGTTGCTATCATATACAGTATTTGA